In the Saccharococcus thermophilus genome, ACTTGGGAGACAATTTACCTCTTTCTTTTATTTTACAAAAAATCTTTATAAATTTCATCATCTTACATAAAAATATAACAGAAAAATTAGAATTTTCCTACTTATCTATATCACATGCGGCAGAAAGATGATGATTCCAATGATAACCGCGACAATAGCGGCGAACAAAACAGCAGCCGCTGCAATATCTTTTGCCGCTTTGGCCAGCGGATGGAAGTCGGTTGTCACTAAATTGACGGCACGCTCGATCGCCGTGTTGATAAGCTCTAATGTAATTACGCTCCCGATGGTCAGTAAAAGAACAAGCCATTCCCATTTGGAAATGTGAACGATGACAGCGGCAACAATGACAATAACAGCTAAGGCGATATGAACACGCATATGCGCCTCTTCTTTCATCGCCGTCATCATTCCTTCCCATGCGCAAGCAAAGCGTTTTCTTTCCCTTTGCCAATTCATAGCTATCTTGTTAACCCAAATCGATTTAAAATCTCTTCTTGTTTGGAAAACATCGTTTTCTCTTCTTCCACCGTTTTATGATCATACCCTAACAGATGCAAAAAGCCATGCACCGCCAAAAAGCCGAGCTCGCGCATGAACGAATGCCCATATTCCTCCGCTTGTTCTTTTGCCTTTGGAATCGAAATAATAATATCGCCAAGCAATGGCGGAACATCAGCGCCGATAATGTCAATTTCCCCTTCTCCTTTTTCCTCAAGCGCGAAGGAAATCACATCGGTCGGCTGGTCTTTTCCTCGGTAGTCGCGGTTGATGATGCGAATTCGCTCATTGTCGACAAAGGAAATGCTCACTTCTGCCCCTTGAGGGACTCCTTCCATTTCCGCCGCATAGTTTAGCAACTGCTCAATCATCGTTATTTGTTCTTCCGTCACTTCATTCGTTTCGTCGATAAAATCAATGTAGAGAATCATGCGTGCTTCACCTTTTCCTTTCGTATCTCTGGATATTCGATGCGCGAATGAAATACACCATTTAGCGTCTCACAAAGCGTGCGGGCAACGATTTCTAATTCTTTTAATGTAATATCACATTCATTCAATTGATTGTCTTGCAATCGATCCGCAATAATCGAGCGGACAATTTTTTCGATTT is a window encoding:
- the ybeY gene encoding rRNA maturation RNase YbeY, producing the protein MILYIDFIDETNEVTEEQITMIEQLLNYAAEMEGVPQGAEVSISFVDNERIRIINRDYRGKDQPTDVISFALEEKGEGEIDIIGADVPPLLGDIIISIPKAKEQAEEYGHSFMRELGFLAVHGFLHLLGYDHKTVEEEKTMFSKQEEILNRFGLTR
- a CDS encoding diacylglycerol kinase family protein, whose protein sequence is MNWQRERKRFACAWEGMMTAMKEEAHMRVHIALAVIVIVAAVIVHISKWEWLVLLLTIGSVITLELINTAIERAVNLVTTDFHPLAKAAKDIAAAAVLFAAIVAVIIGIIIFLPHVI